In the Rhizobium sp. SSA_523 genome, TGACCCGCGATAGTGGAAACACCCGGCTGTTGTTGACAATTCGATGACTTCCCCCTAAAGACCGCGCCAACGCCGGGTGGTAACGCCCGGTGTTTCATTTGACATGTCCCGTGGTTGTCTCCGGACGCTCCGTGAGAAACCTGTCAGAGAGGCCGGCAACGGCCACTCTTAGGAGGGCGTGTTTCCTTGATCCGGTCTGGCAACAGACCGGTGCAAACCTATGAAGGGAAATACGATGAGCAAGCGCGCGTCGTCCAAGTACAAAATCGATCGCCGAATGGGCGAAAACATCTGGGGCCGTCCGAAGTCCCCGGTCAACCGTCGTGAATACGGCCCCGGCCAGCACGGCCAGCGCCGCAAGGGCAAGCTGTCCGACTTCGGTGTTCAGCTGCGCGCCAAGCAGAAGCTGAAGGGCTATTACGGCGATATCCGCGAGAAGCAGTTCCGCGCGATCTATGACGAGGCCAACCGTCGCAAGGGCGATACCGGCGAAAACCTGATCGGCCTGCTCGAGTCGCGCCTGGACGCCATCGTCTATCGCGCCAAGTTCGTGCCGACTGTCTGGGCTGCCCGTCAGTTCGTCAACCACGGCCACGTGACCGTCAACG is a window encoding:
- the rpsD gene encoding 30S ribosomal protein S4 — its product is MSKRASSKYKIDRRMGENIWGRPKSPVNRREYGPGQHGQRRKGKLSDFGVQLRAKQKLKGYYGDIREKQFRAIYDEANRRKGDTGENLIGLLESRLDAIVYRAKFVPTVWAARQFVNHGHVTVNGVRVNIGSYRCKAGDVIEVRQKSKQLVTVLEAVQLAERDVPDYIDADHNKMVATFVRVPTLSDVPYPVIMEPNLVVEFYSR